The Streptomyces luteogriseus genome includes a window with the following:
- a CDS encoding FmdB family zinc ribbon protein, with product MPRYEYRCRTCGDTFELSRPMAESSDPAACPSGHDDTVKLLSTVAVGGSASAPSSAPRASGGGGGCCGGGCCG from the coding sequence ATGCCTCGCTACGAGTACCGCTGCCGGACCTGCGGCGACACCTTCGAACTGAGCCGTCCCATGGCCGAGTCCTCCGACCCCGCGGCCTGCCCCTCGGGCCACGACGACACCGTGAAGCTCCTCTCCACGGTCGCGGTCGGCGGCTCCGCCTCCGCCCCGTCGTCGGCACCCCGTGCGAGCGGCGGCGGGGGCGGCTGCTGCGGAGGCGGCTGCTGCGGCTGA